In one Bradyrhizobium cosmicum genomic region, the following are encoded:
- a CDS encoding GGDEF domain-containing protein, whose translation MKKPTRASAVKAKKGRKTRASRSKAVPKRLAKPPAKRPAKQAQRGASAAADTKATIRGLRSKLKEAQRRVTELEAAADTDFLLEIPNRRGFERELTRAIAYMKRYRASGALIVLDVDRLKPINDSFGHAAGDEVLKAIAATLTQQVRASDVVGRLGGDEFALLLWNLSETDAKAKAAIFEQAIDDLSFTFRGQHVTAGASAGVALLGAHSDAGRALEEADAAMYVRKAHRRHEPRIRLVSS comes from the coding sequence ATGAAGAAACCTACAAGGGCGAGCGCTGTGAAGGCCAAAAAGGGCCGGAAGACCCGCGCCAGCCGATCCAAAGCCGTTCCCAAGCGGTTGGCCAAACCTCCGGCGAAGCGTCCGGCCAAGCAGGCCCAGCGCGGTGCGTCGGCGGCCGCCGACACCAAGGCGACCATCCGCGGCCTGCGGAGCAAGCTCAAGGAGGCGCAGCGGCGGGTCACGGAACTGGAAGCCGCGGCCGACACCGATTTCCTGCTGGAGATTCCGAACCGGCGCGGTTTCGAGCGCGAGCTGACGCGCGCCATTGCCTACATGAAGCGCTATCGCGCCAGCGGCGCTCTGATCGTGCTCGATGTCGATCGGCTGAAGCCGATCAACGATTCCTTCGGTCATGCCGCCGGCGACGAGGTGCTCAAGGCCATCGCGGCGACGCTGACGCAGCAGGTCAGGGCCTCGGATGTGGTCGGCCGGCTTGGCGGCGACGAGTTCGCGCTGCTGCTGTGGAATCTCAGCGAGACCGACGCCAAGGCGAAGGCCGCGATCTTCGAACAGGCGATCGACGATTTGTCGTTCACCTTTCGCGGCCAGCACGTGACCGCGGGCGCGTCCGCCGGTGTTGCGCTGCTGGGCGCGCACTCCGATGCGGGCCGCGCTCTGGAGGAGGCGGATGCCGCCATGTATGTGCGCAAGGCGCACCGGCGGCACGAGCCGCGGATCAGGCTGGTCAGTAGCTGA